The following proteins are co-located in the Verrucomicrobiota bacterium genome:
- a CDS encoding FtsX-like permease family protein, producing MMPATPKRGALLWGEARESFVMAMAALGSHKLRSALTLLGVMVGVFSIIMVMTAMRALQNNIETEMTGLGASTFMVEKWPAINAEGPRGWEKFRRRKNITLAQATALRERATLAVSVGAEAFLWNAEVVSRFETTNPDVGMIGVTPEVFGAKKWIIEEGRAIQQGDVDGLRAVCVLGNALAKKLFPQGSPVGESIKFNGHRYSVVGLLEAKGGMGGQSQDNFIAVPLTTGFGRFGFQPWRSLSLFVEAPSPAMLEDTAEQVRGVMRTLRKVPPGEEDDFEMFSNDSLVEQFRDLTFAVRMGVAVVSSIALIAAGIGIMNIMLVSVTERTREIGVRRAVGAKKRNIMTQFIMEAVVICQVGGVIGVALGIAGGNAAVLVLKTAPVFPLDWAIIGLLICSVVGIVFGTYPAWRAANLDPVESLRYE from the coding sequence ATGATGCCGGCAACGCCCAAACGCGGCGCCCTCCTTTGGGGCGAGGCTCGCGAGAGCTTCGTGATGGCCATGGCCGCGCTCGGTTCGCACAAGCTGCGCTCCGCCCTCACGCTGCTCGGCGTCATGGTCGGCGTCTTCTCGATCATCATGGTCATGACGGCCATGCGCGCGCTTCAGAACAACATCGAGACGGAGATGACCGGTCTTGGCGCGAGCACGTTCATGGTCGAGAAGTGGCCCGCGATCAACGCCGAGGGCCCGCGCGGGTGGGAGAAATTCCGGCGCCGGAAGAACATCACGCTCGCGCAGGCAACGGCCTTGCGCGAGCGCGCCACGCTTGCGGTGAGCGTCGGCGCCGAGGCCTTCCTGTGGAATGCGGAAGTGGTCTCGCGCTTCGAGACAACCAACCCCGACGTGGGGATGATCGGGGTGACGCCCGAGGTTTTCGGCGCCAAGAAGTGGATCATCGAGGAAGGCCGCGCCATCCAGCAGGGGGACGTGGACGGCTTGCGCGCGGTATGCGTGCTCGGGAACGCGCTCGCGAAAAAGCTGTTCCCTCAAGGCTCGCCCGTCGGCGAGAGCATCAAGTTCAACGGGCACCGCTACTCGGTCGTCGGTCTGCTCGAGGCCAAGGGCGGCATGGGCGGGCAGTCGCAGGACAACTTCATCGCCGTGCCGCTGACGACGGGGTTCGGGAGGTTTGGCTTCCAGCCGTGGCGCAGCCTCAGCTTGTTCGTCGAGGCGCCAAGTCCCGCGATGCTTGAAGACACCGCGGAGCAGGTTCGCGGCGTCATGCGCACGCTCCGCAAGGTGCCGCCGGGCGAGGAGGACGACTTCGAGATGTTTTCCAACGATTCGCTCGTCGAGCAGTTTCGCGACCTCACGTTCGCCGTGCGGATGGGCGTGGCGGTGGTCAGCAGCATCGCGCTCATCGCGGCGGGCATCGGCATCATGAACATCATGCTTGTGAGCGTCACCGAGCGGACCCGCGAGATCGGCGTGCGGCGCGCGGTCGGCGCGAAGAAGCGGAACATCATGACGCAATTCATCATGGAAGCCGTGGTCATCTGCCAGGTCGGCGGCGTGATCGGTGTCGCCCTCGGAATCGCCGGGGGCAACGCCGCGGTGCTCGTGCTCAAGACCGCGCCGGTCTTTCCGCTCGACTGGGCGATCATTGGCCTGCTGATTTGTTCCGTCGTGGGGATCGTCTTCGGCACTTATCCTGCCTGGCGCGCGGCGAACCTCGACCCGGTCGAGTCGTTGCGTTATGAGTAA
- a CDS encoding Gfo/Idh/MocA family oxidoreductase: protein MVTSRLGRRQFIRYSAITATVLGAAPSFLRAQNLNSKLSVAAIGVGGKGGSDTSQVAGHGETIYSVCDVDKNTLEGAGNRYKGASRYTDYRKMLEEVGSHIDAVIVSTPDHHHAIATSMAMKMGKHAYVQKPLTHSVFEARHLRTLAKEKKVCTQMGNQGSAGPGLRRAVEVIHAGIIGKPLELHVWSNRPIWPQGIDRPAGEDPVPEHLDWDVWLGPAPFRPFKAGAETTDKEGKKRRGGGPYHPFAWRGWVDFGTGALGDMACHTVNMPFRALKLGYPTAVECEEVSESRKETYAKTSRIRFEFPSREGLPPLKFWWYDGNPGDKSVRLLRPSPDITQDIIALRGSLPASGCLVIGDKGRLFSGDDYGFTFHFRMNDEKTLRPQVTKVDGKDVEDEAIRGIAQTIPRLANSGDDGHKKEWLDAIRANKPAMAFSNFDIAAYLTEVILLGCVAVQHGTGKKLDWDGPGMKAKNANIASLVKREYRKGWAL, encoded by the coding sequence ATGGTTACGTCCCGCCTCGGCCGCCGCCAATTCATCCGCTACTCGGCCATCACCGCCACAGTGCTTGGCGCCGCGCCGTCGTTCCTGCGCGCGCAGAACTTGAACAGCAAACTCTCCGTCGCCGCCATCGGCGTCGGCGGCAAGGGCGGCAGCGACACGTCGCAGGTCGCCGGCCACGGGGAGACGATTTACTCGGTGTGCGACGTGGACAAGAACACGCTCGAGGGCGCGGGCAACCGTTACAAGGGCGCGAGCCGTTACACGGACTATCGCAAAATGCTCGAGGAAGTCGGCAGCCACATCGACGCCGTCATCGTCAGCACGCCCGACCATCACCACGCGATCGCCACTTCGATGGCCATGAAGATGGGCAAGCACGCCTACGTGCAAAAGCCGCTCACGCACTCCGTCTTCGAGGCGCGCCACCTGCGCACTCTCGCGAAGGAAAAGAAAGTCTGCACGCAGATGGGCAATCAGGGCAGCGCCGGCCCCGGATTGCGACGCGCCGTCGAGGTCATCCATGCCGGCATCATCGGCAAGCCGCTCGAACTTCACGTCTGGAGCAACCGCCCCATCTGGCCGCAGGGCATTGACCGGCCCGCGGGCGAAGACCCCGTGCCCGAGCATCTCGACTGGGACGTCTGGCTCGGACCCGCCCCCTTCCGGCCGTTCAAGGCGGGCGCGGAGACGACGGACAAGGAAGGCAAGAAGCGACGTGGCGGCGGCCCGTATCATCCCTTCGCATGGCGCGGGTGGGTTGATTTCGGAACGGGTGCGCTCGGCGACATGGCGTGCCACACCGTCAACATGCCCTTCCGCGCGCTCAAGCTCGGCTACCCCACCGCCGTCGAGTGCGAGGAAGTCTCCGAATCCAGGAAGGAAACCTACGCGAAGACTTCGCGCATCCGATTTGAGTTCCCCTCGCGCGAGGGACTGCCGCCGCTGAAGTTCTGGTGGTATGACGGCAACCCCGGCGACAAGTCCGTCAGGCTGCTGCGTCCCTCGCCCGACATCACGCAAGACATCATCGCGCTGCGCGGCAGCCTGCCCGCGAGCGGCTGCCTCGTGATTGGCGACAAGGGCCGGCTGTTCTCCGGCGACGACTACGGGTTCACGTTCCACTTCCGCATGAACGACGAGAAAACCCTGCGACCGCAGGTCACGAAAGTGGACGGCAAGGACGTCGAGGACGAGGCCATCCGCGGCATCGCGCAGACCATCCCGCGCCTCGCCAACAGCGGCGACGACGGCCACAAGAAAGAATGGCTCGACGCCATCCGGGCGAACAAGCCCGCGATGGCATTCAGCAACTTCGACATCGCGGCCTACCTCACTGAAGTCATCCTGCTCGGGTGCGTCGCCGTCCAGCACGGCACAGGAAAGAAACTCGACTGGGACGGCCCCGGCATGAAGGCGAAGAACGCGAACATCGCCAGCCTCGTCAAGCGCGAGTATCGCAAGGGCTGGGCGCTGTAA